One part of the Marinobacterium rhizophilum genome encodes these proteins:
- the murB gene encoding UDP-N-acetylmuramate dehydrogenase, with amino-acid sequence MSAVAGVLAQGVDLGRYNSFGFAARAENFVRVESQAQLREAVALARANGWPVLVLGGGSNLVLREQIPGLVIQMAIGGRGAEPVGNDEVRVTLGAGEVWHQSLEWMLEQGYYGLENLALIPGTVGAAPMQNIGAYGVELEQAFESLQALDTETGEVCGFDREACRFGYRDSYFKSGAPGRYIILEVCLRLSQRPRPVLRYQALVDELQVRGLDNPQPVDVFDVVCAIRRSKLPDPAEVGNAGSFFKNPLVSQAHYQQLLQRYPALVAFPAGEGCKLAAGWLIDQCGFKGETRGAVGVYKRQALVLVNLGDGTAAELMCLAQEIVVSVEARFGVTLEMEPRLYPA; translated from the coding sequence ATGAGTGCGGTGGCAGGTGTACTGGCGCAGGGGGTGGACCTTGGCCGATACAACAGCTTTGGTTTTGCCGCCCGGGCGGAGAACTTCGTGCGTGTAGAATCGCAGGCGCAGTTGCGCGAGGCGGTGGCACTGGCCCGGGCCAATGGCTGGCCCGTGCTGGTGTTGGGCGGTGGCAGCAACCTGGTGCTGCGAGAGCAGATACCGGGCCTGGTGATCCAGATGGCCATCGGCGGACGCGGGGCAGAGCCGGTGGGCAACGACGAGGTACGGGTGACTCTGGGGGCCGGTGAGGTCTGGCACCAGAGCCTGGAATGGATGCTTGAGCAGGGTTACTACGGGCTGGAAAACCTGGCGCTGATTCCGGGAACCGTCGGTGCCGCGCCCATGCAGAATATCGGCGCCTACGGTGTGGAGCTGGAGCAGGCCTTCGAGTCCCTGCAGGCGCTGGATACCGAAACGGGCGAGGTCTGTGGCTTTGATCGCGAGGCCTGCCGTTTTGGCTATCGCGACAGCTACTTCAAATCCGGCGCGCCCGGGCGCTACATCATTCTTGAGGTCTGTTTGCGGTTGTCGCAACGGCCCCGGCCGGTGCTGCGCTACCAGGCGCTGGTGGATGAGTTGCAGGTGCGAGGCCTGGATAATCCGCAACCGGTCGATGTGTTCGATGTGGTCTGTGCTATACGTCGCAGCAAGTTGCCGGACCCGGCGGAGGTCGGCAATGCCGGCAGCTTCTTCAAGAACCCGCTGGTTTCGCAGGCGCACTACCAGCAGCTGTTGCAGCGGTATCCGGCGCTGGTGGCTTTTCCGGCGGGAGAGGGTTGCAAGCTGGCGGCGGGCTGGCTGATTGACCAGTGTGGCTTCAAGGGCGAGACGCGGGGCGCGGTGGGGGTGTATAAGCGCCAGGCGCTGGTGCTGGTCAATCTGGGGGACGGCACGGCCGCAGAGCTGATGTGTCTGGCGCAGGAGATTGTCGTGTCGGTTGAGGCGCGCTTTGGCGTAACCCTGGAGATGGAGCCGCGTCTGTATCCGGCCTGA
- a CDS encoding low molecular weight protein-tyrosine-phosphatase — translation MSRNESVRVLLVCLGNICRSPTAHGVLEHRLQAAGLHWVTVDSAGTAAYHQGKGPDARATAAAARRGVALAHLRARQVVAADFNTFDLILAMDAQNLADLREMAPLDARASVRLFLDFAQDLAVDEVPDPYYGGAYGFEQVLDLVEAAADGLVERLRSGDWR, via the coding sequence ATGAGTCGCAACGAATCTGTACGTGTTTTACTGGTCTGTCTGGGCAATATTTGCCGCTCTCCTACTGCCCACGGGGTGCTTGAACATCGCCTGCAGGCGGCGGGATTGCACTGGGTGACGGTGGATTCGGCGGGCACGGCGGCCTACCACCAGGGCAAAGGGCCGGATGCGCGGGCGACAGCGGCGGCGGCACGCCGGGGTGTTGCGCTTGCACATTTGCGCGCGCGCCAGGTGGTTGCGGCGGACTTCAATACTTTTGACCTGATACTCGCCATGGATGCCCAGAACCTGGCCGACCTGCGCGAGATGGCCCCGCTGGATGCGCGCGCCTCCGTACGGCTGTTTCTGGATTTTGCACAGGACCTGGCTGTCGATGAGGTGCCTGATCCCTACTACGGTGGCGCATACGGGTTCGAGCAGGTGCTGGACCTGGTGGAGGCCGCGGCCGATGGCCTGGTGGAACGCCTGCGTTCTGGTGACTGGCGATGA